TAGACTAAACTTCTAGTTTAGAGATCTAGTGTATTGTCCATAAATTTAAGGTTGGTGAAAGTCACGTtttaaatgttatgcattttacaATTTATGAATTAACCCTAACCTCACAGAGTAACAACATGCTTGTCTTTGTGTTGAACTGTATTTTCTTGTTCAAAAGATTTTGGAGCCAACACTAAAAATTGTCTAGTCGGATATATTCATATATTAGCACTTTACACaaaacagattgtttcaaagcgtCCTCATGAATAAAGAGGAAAATAGCAGTGTTAATATTGTTAACTAAATTCAGCAACTGTGAAAATAATTCAATTTCAGCtgtaagcagctctacagaagacactAGTGATTATTCAGCACAGTTTAGTTCATTAACTTTCATCGATTCATGAAATGAACCAGCACTAAACTGACTTGAGCTGAACAATGACAATGTTGCAAAGTTAGTGTCATTATCCAGATCTGTTCAGTTCTCATCAAACAGTGTCAGTGCAaggtaatataataatttcatgaatgagaaatgtttcctgCAGTAAGACTATTGCAGGTCTCCCAGTTTTAAAGCACTCACCGGAGGGACTCTTCTGTTGCTGCCATCAGTTTCAGAAACGAAAGAAAAGAGCTCCACTTTACTGATTAATGACCTACAGATGGAGAAATATGAAACGTAATAAACATGAGCTCATAGCTGGTTATTGTGGTGACTCACTGTTTTGGGATGACACTGTCAGCTTATAAAGTAACATTAACCAagcttcatttacatttacagccCACATGTGAGTCATTAACATATTCTCCTCAGAATGCAAATTACTTGTTATCAGGTGATCACCTTGCTAGAGATGTGCCCAGAGCTGTTTTAGTCACTCCCTGTTTGTCACCGTTGGCAGTGACATCTAGAGGCTGCTGGGATACATCTGTAGAGACATTTATATCACCGTAAGTTCAGTGGGAGAAAACTTCTTATCATTAACAGGAACACTAAAATGGACCACACAGACAGTGAATGACACTGATTGTCAATCTGAACCAAGCCAGCTCAAAAAAGGTCAATGACTGCTGTAGTTATGGACACTTTTACTGTTAGTAACATTGAAAAATGACCTTTCTTATAAAGCTGTAAGCAAGTTATCAACAGAGTCCAACAGACTGCTGCAGGCATGAAGTATTTTAATAGGccaaaaacaagcattttagttCTCGGGTTCCCTCGGCCCGGCTGATTTTTCAAATGGGTTTTTTAGATTAAATTGCTTAAATAAGGTCTGTGTTGACACAAGCTCAAGATACTGTAATGATTCATTCTACAACATATTATAAACACACCTTTGCTTTTGTAAAAGCTGTTACTTCTCTTGAAAACACAGTTGAAAAGTATCTAAATGTTACTTCAGAGGCAGTCGGTGACATTAAACTCACTAGTCACTTTCACAGCATCACTGTATTTATAATCATGCTCTTGCCAAATATCCAAACTAAAACACTCAGGGAATAAAAGTATTTAGGGTGTTTGGTGCAGGAACCAGTGTGATGTTAAAGGTGCAacaggtgattgtcttcagaaacattttttgttatactggttgaaagtctcttcacatcccgatagcaatcattaagttaagtggtttaaattcatttatctgtatttatacaTTCTGTGGAAGGCATAGAATCAAGCTCTGAGCGTTTAGCGCTTTCCTACTAGCCTGTCAGCGTATGTATCTGCACACCTCTGTTCGCTTCGCACAGACAGAATACATCATTAGCGCATTGTGCAGACAGAGCTAGAATAGCAGACATCATCAACAACCCGGTCTTCAttcctggtattgtagtacttttTAAGTTTTCTCACTGGttaatgacacatgatgtagcccagcgcacatattttgcatgtctctcttatagttaacacacccgattcagatGACCAACGCGAGCTacgtgaatgaactgtgttccagTCGATATGATCCCTGCACCGTGTTCATTGCTCCcgactccctgagcaggggtttaTTTCACTTCAAAacatggactggaattgggaactgcTTACTAGTCTATTGTAGTcatgttgtctctggtattcttGTCTGTGAGCATAAATGTGTTCAGGGGCCGTGGCTTTGGACAGCGATGGCAGGGAGGGTGGATgttcgctttcagtgctatcaggctaatgttagcattttccaaaaTCTCCTATTGCACCTCTaacttcagtaacactttattttaaggatcaaggacctgtgatacttttttctttgattatttgatgaataaaacgaacagcatttattcaaatcaTAATTTTTCCTAAAGTATAACTTAGTCCTTACTGtcctttacatttaaaacatccttgctgaataaaaataattaaaaaaaataaaataaaaaaggaaagaaaaaatttactgaccccaaactttaaagAGTATATTGtaaccaataatatatatattgaagttttatttatcaaagaatcctgaaataaagtCTGAAATCACAGGCTCCAgacatgaagcagcacaacagtttccagcactgataataaatcagcatattggactgatttctgaaggatacgtgacactgaagactggagtcatgcTGAAACTGAGCAatgatcacagtaataaattacattttaaagtatattaaattaaaaaaaaaacattatttgaaattgaaataatatttcacaaaattacagtttgtttccctgtgttttgatcaaatatatacagCATTGAtcagcacaagagacttctttaaaaaacatggaaaatcttactgatcccaaacttttgaacggcagcATAACTCACTAAATCATAACGTGaaaatttattacatttctgaAAATCACAGATTTTCAATACTTAATGAACTGTACGGCTTTTTCGTAGCCTGTCCAACACTTAAAGCGATACATGACACATCTGAAGAAAACCCCGTCAAACACCAGCAGGCCTACACCAAACGTCATTACACTAAAGCACAGAAGACCTTGTAATGGAAACACGTCAACCATCTGGGAGTGACTCTAGGTGTGCAGTCTGCTTTGGGATTGTGAACACTAGAGATTCAAGATTAATGTTTGGAAATCTCACATTGGTAAGGCTCTTGTCTACAGCGGGTGTGTTCAGTGCACAATGCATCACTGCTTCTATTTGTTTAAGTTTTGATGTAACACAAATTCATTTGAGGAGTTAAACAAGCACAGAAATAAACCTCTGTATTTTAGTGAATAAGCTCTTAATGCATGGTTTCTCCTAATGGATCATCAGTGAGCGTTTGAAACTTCTGTAATAGTTTcaaatggatctcaaaatcatacagtcattgttggaaagggaacaaatacataaaaatgctgtaaaactaAAGAATTTGTGGgagctgaaggatttttctgaagaacagctgaAAGTTTACCTCTTTAGGACAAACAatggactcatgaacaactatcactaaacacaaacacacagctgtggatcattcagctaacaacacagtattaagagtCAAGTGATTTTTTATAGAACTATTATTTtatcttgtggactatatgttaACTACATCTtttgtgaaatatcttattcaggtcattactaaataaaaaataacatgcattttgtatgatccctctggtaataaaatgaacattttgcagAAGGGAGACTTTTGACCACAACTGTATAAATACTTTGGATATACTTAATTTTAAGGTGTCCatgttaaagtgtaattatacatttaagtaccgAGTAATATTAATTAGCTACATGCACTTACTATAGGGTTagaattagggtttggtttaggatTACCTTTATCTAATTATGTATaatgttttgttattataatagtaagtacatgtaacataaGGATGCTTTAAAATAAAGGGTTACcaatactttaatatatttattaaatattagattattacattttataaatggtccacacatttaattattaactgtattcatttttattaattattcattttttgagCATACGATGTTGGATTgtgtatttctttaaaatgtatttgttaaaaaaactttattttacctCAGcttaataatatatgaatatagaATATTTATACAACTTTAAGATTAGAAACAGCTAAGAAACAACAACTTTGTTCTCCAAACTTCTGAATTTGGCAAGAAATGAACATAAACCCAGTCCCAGCTCAGACATGTGGAAAACATCTTGCACTATGAAACAGAGGGTTTATAAGACCATTTCTGTTTTTTGGGCAGTAACTCCTAATTAAAGAGGTCATTGGTGAGATCAGCATGAAAAGAGAAGTGGAAAAATTAACAGAATCTGGAAAAAGATCAAGCTGACATCAATCTGGAAAACCACAACACCTGAACTGAGACAAAACTCCAGTTTAAGCATAAGCTTTCCGAAAAACAGAGAAATCTCTGCTTAAGCATTAACAGACGAGCTGTATCCTGTATGTCTAGCAGACTGAAACTTGACTTAACGCATGACTAAATAACACTTGTGCTGTATCTGTCATGTGTTAAGTCAAGTTTCAGTCTAGACGTACAGGATACAGGTCGTCTGTTAATGCTGAACCAGAGATTTCATTTGTTTCCACTCGAACCGCTCCTTTACCAGTGAGATGTGACTCTAAATTACCACAGAACTTCAATGCCATAAAAACCCCTCAAGAGAAAGGTTGTGTTGCTTCCCTGATGATCAGTGGCTGTCTGTCTGTAGGGCAGTAGATATGCTATTTGTAGATTTGTGTATGAATTCTTCAACTGTAACGAAATGACTGATCATTGTCATTTGTTTTACAGATTTATTATAATTCTTATGACTATTTCTTCTAAAATggtaagtaataaaaaaaattgaaactcattTGACTGGAAGTATAAGGCACAGAACCtttttaatttaaagggatactccattcCAAAATTAAAATGgtatcattaatcacttacccccatgtcgtttcaaacccataaaagctttgtttgtcttcagaaaACAACTGAAGATATTtgggatgaaaaccaggaggcttaaATAACATGGTCGAGGTCCAGAACAAtatgaaaaacatcatcagaaCAGTCCATCTGCCGTCAGTGGGTTAACCGTGgtgcggagagacacagaggagaccaattgttgaataaagtcattattttctttgcatacaaaaagtattcttgtcactGCATTGCATTACAGTTAGCATGTCAAactaatgttcattttggggtggagtatcactTTAACTTcaatatttagtatttaatatttaagcagTAGCTGGACTCACAGGGTGTTTGACTGGTGAAGGAGAGGAAAGAAACTCCCGGTTTAACTGTCCATTTTCTCTCTTCAGATCCAGGGCAGAAAACATCTGAGCTCTGGACACTTACAGCTCTGTACAGCTCTGCTCTGTCAGATACCTGAGGACATTCAAAACTGGATaactttcaattaaaaaaattagataaggaattaaattgtgtgtgtgtgtgtgtgtgtgtatatatatatatatatatatatatatatatatatatatatatatatatatatatatatatatatattcaaattaaaatcatcaacaaaaaaccttcaaaaactaagttttttttctgtgtactTTTCATGtatacttttcagaaaatatgttatgaatatataaatctatttaatatatcatcaacacacacacatatatattatgtaaaaaaaaaaattcattttggatgcgattaatcatgattaatggtTTCACAGCAATATAATATGTTAGCCTGGACAACAAGACCAGTCATATgggtaatttctttctttttttttttttttttgagatttatacataatctgaaagcagaataaatcaaattttcattgatgtatggtttgttatgagatacaactatttgaaaatctggaatctgagggaccaaaaaaactaaatattgagaaaatcatctttaaagttgtccaaattaagttctaagcaatgcatattactttttttttttttttttggaatcaaattttttaatcaaagttttgatatatttatttaggaaatttaaaaaaatatcatcatttatctttacttaatatcctaatgatttttggcataaaagaaaaatcaatcattttgacccatacaatgtattgatGGCTATTGCTACATATATACcccaataaatattacatttaacaataatattaatttgaatacactttaaaaaatcaataaataagatattaataaatatcttaaaatgtagtAAGAACAATAAAATGCTCTGAAAACAATGTTCGGAGCAAATCCAAATATTGGAAGTAAAAAGCTTAATCACAGCAGATCCCCTTCACTTGAACATGTTCAGTCCTCTAGAAGAAAGGTTACAGGACATAACATCCGCTTGATGAATGTGAAATCCATGTACAAACATTAGTGTAAACACATAAATCCATTATATATGCCCATAAGATAtggttacagtgtgtgtgtgtgtgtgtgtaagctacaaAAGATCTCAGACGCAGTTGGGGTTTGGTTTGTGAACGCATGACTAATGCAACCTTCACTGTCAGATGAAATAAATCACCTGTCACATAACTGGCTATACTTATACTGTCTGTAAACACTTTTAGCTATTAATCAAGTGAACATAGACATTTGAAAAGATTTTGAGCCTTTACATAAATgccatatacatttttaaatatccacAGGCTCATTTCTGTAAAATAACCTGAAGATAAAGAGCTATATATACAAAACACTGGGCAGTTTTTCTCcacaaaataacaatatttaactgATTTATATTGTAAAGCTGAACATAACCTGAAAAATGTGCTGCATAATAAATTATCTGAAATCCTGAATTTTATCATAAGCACTTCCAGTAATTACAGAATatttaacctgaaaatgaaacTAATGGCACttctgaataaaaaacaaaacaagtcttCAAACTGTATACTTGAActgttaaaacatttacattttttatatctattcatttcattttttatctACGGACCCAGGGATGTTCTGAGAACATCAAGTAGAAACCAATCAAAAGGTGCATTCACACCATGTTGAAATTATTTGATTCCAACTTAAAGCATTCACATCCTTGAAAAAAACGTATACTTCTCTCTGCTGCACAGGCAGAATGTGCTCCCATATACtttccattttaattaaaaattgacTTCAATAGTTGCTTGTTCATATGGTACTGAACTCAAGATTTGaaagctttttttatatttaaaatgatccaCAGACCATGTGTTTACAGTCCATGACTGGATTTTATTTCAACTATATACAGTGTAGCATGGCATGTCAAAAAATAATGAAATCCCGTCTGCTCATTctctttaaaacaattattttctctTTCCTCTCAGTGGTCTTCTAGTCCATAAACACACTGATATGACAGCTCTGCGGCCCATGACATCTGCAATTGAAGATTTGCtgctgtttattttattagtacTAGTAATATTTCTGTATTGGATGCTGCATAATAAGCAGGGAGTTGGAGAATTTCACCTCACACTGGAAAATCAGGATGGATTACATTTTGATTCAGACAATTTAGGGAATATTATTTGGACCTGATTTATAAAACTGGTTATGCTGTGAACCGTGTCAGAATTTGCTTTGCTTTCTCTGCGTATAAATGTAAGGTGAAATCATCATCCCCTGAATTTACCAACTGAACTATTAGATTCAAACTAATGATTTATCTGCTGCTGATCCATCAGTGTCTCTGCTCTGCTGATTAAAAGTACAGTTAACCTTTAGTTAAGCTGCGGTTcgctcatcctcatgtcattacaCACCAGCATGCTGTTATTCATTCAGTGGAAGACAAACGTTGTAGTTTGAACTATTTTTATGCAGCTCTTTTCAAAACTCGTCCTTTGTGTTGCACAGAAAAATAACATCATCTGTTTAAAATGCcgtaagggtgaataaatgaggCCAGTttccatttttaggtgaactagtGTTTGAATTGCAAATCGTCTGTTAGTCTAATCAACAGTCTGTTCATTCAGTCAACATTAATGgcctattcaaaataaattattttgctgGTCCTGTCCCTTCTATGCGGAGATATAATCAGCCTCGTCACTCTTGTCCGAATCCCTCAGTTTCTTCGATAGCGAACAGAAGTTTTTCTCGGAGCTGCTCCAGGTTCTTATAGGGTGGCAGATCCAGACGATTAAAGCTGAAATCGTAAAGCAGGAGCAACAAATAAGTACAAACACACTTCTGTGAAAAGAGTCATTTTGTACTTGTCTTTCAGATTCAGCGCCTCACCAGGTGTGACTTCTAGGCAGCCAGGTTTCCTTCCCCACTTTGTCTATGCAGAACTTTTGTGGCCCGTTACTTCCTAAACAACATGATCATCAAAAGAGGAACTATTAAAACGATTTACACTTCCCAACACCAAATATGTACAGCGAGGACAGAACTCAGGTCACATGTGAACATCTCTGGCTTTCATCTACACAAGATAATTGTCTTTTATTACTTTGTGCTTGTTGCCCGTGTatcctacctctctcattcggcacaaatccaaatattccataatatttgcatattttcaatGTTTCTGAATGcgaaactattatttattatgtaaattataggTTATGAGCTTCAGTCGCATTCCAACACTGACACATAGGCTGATTTATTTTGATAAAGCAACAACAAAACGGTCAAGTTATCAATGCTGGAACTGATATGTTTTGTGTCAGTGTGCGTGTACGTGTGCTGGCACGATCACTTTAACGGTTTCTTTTTACCAGCAACATCAACTTTAAACAATTCTTCATTTATTGTCTAATTAATAATGCATCATTGTAAAATATCTACTTTTATTTGAGTAtacttacaataaaaacaaaacattgtgcttttgtaaaataaacaaataaaattttgCTTTCTGCCTTTGAGTTTCCTTTCTGTGAacaaaattatatgtataatataatataaagcttTATCTCTATAAAATATATAGCATTAAGTAATATCATACTGTAGTGTCTGACACATGGATATTTTGTGTATGTGGTACATTATAACTGATATTACTCTACCTATCAGTTCTGCAAAGCCTCCGACCGGCAGGCGACAAGTTCCTGTGACAAACTGCAGGAGGCGAATTCTCTTCTCATTGTCCATTTCCTTTACCACCTGTGtgaaatatatagtgtatatTAAAAAGACAGAGACAGGAGCAGTAGCTGTGAGTGCATAAAAACAGCTGAGACTGAAGGTGTGAATTACCTGCCAGAACCAGTGGATCTGCTTGCTGTTTTTGGTATAATGCCGATAGATGGTGCTCTTCTGCCAGTCGTTCAGATCGATTTCCTGCATCCCACACAACATGAGCTGGAGCAAGAAACAAATCACACACCATCAACCTCATAACCTGATAAAGATAACATCAGTACGCCTAAAACAAGTCCAAACTTAACCACACTGCCCAAAACCAGGTCATTCACATCATTTCCTCAACGTTTGTGTCTCTATATAGACATGGTTTTTTTAATGACACTTAATGTCAGATTGCTAAAAATACTTAAACACCCACCTCCAGCTCTTTCTCATCAAAATAACGCAACCATTCCAGAGGCACAACTTCATTGAACCCATCCAGGAAGGCTTTCGTTTGCTCCTCCACCCCGCGTGTGAAGCGCCAATCAGTGAGCAGACTGCAGGAAAAACACGCAACACGTTTAAAATCACTGGTAAAGGAACGATccgttttaaaggggtcatgaactgagaaaccacattgccttgatcttttgacattaGAGGCCATTGTACTattaaaaaaatcctgtaagtttcagaactcaaaagtTTCTCATTAAGCCCCGTTcgcaccaagaacaataactattaacaatgatattagcgtccacatttagacaaaaacagcttttattgaagGCAGTCTGCCAAATCGACAGCTTGTTCTACTATATGATGTAACAGTGTGGATAACTACCACCTCCACAGAAGATCAACACCTGTTACGTGTGAGTAACTGTTCTCATTACATTATTACTATTTCTGTCTGTTAAACAGATCATTGGATATGTATTGATATGCATTTTTGACATCTGTGAAGGATGTatgctgtcaaacatacacaactattAGCCAATCATATCACTGAGTGTTTACTTCCGAGTCTACAATCCTCCACATCTTCTCAAATAGAGCATTCTGATGAGTGGAGTTATAAACaggacaaaaatatattattaattcaaaactatgttttttttttttaatttaaaaatcttgataacattataaagGGACCTAAGAGGCACAGAGACAGTTCATGAACCCTTTAAAAGACACAAGAAAAGTTGAACAAAGGTGGTTAAATGTGTGGAGTTTCTGCAGCACTAGCAGCACCAGACAGagttgcaaaaataatgactattatcAAACAGGTTTCTCAAACAGACTCTTATACTGGAGTTGCATACTGAACTGGAATTAGATAAgcattataacataaaaaaaaacacttctcacTGGATAAAGGCATCTGATTAATTGACCAGTGATACTGGTATCATGGGGCAGCTGTACCTAATATACTCCTCCTTGTTGTCCTGCGTGACGAGTTCATTTTCTCCATCGTTCTTCAGCTGGTGTGTTGTCACCTTGCCCAAAATCTCCATGTCCTGAGCGAAGTACAGCTCCACGCCACACTCTTCCAGATCGTTCTCTCTGTGAAAGCACATCAGCATCAGAGTCGTGATTGTCACAGAACTGTTTTGATTGATGTTGAGTACAGTGAGTGCAGTCTGCAGTCTTGATACTCACTTGACCCACATGATGGAGTTGTAAAACTCAGGGTCGATGGACTCCAGGTCTTTCAGGGTGGGTTTCTTGTTAAGCATGCGCTTGTAGAACGGCAGAGTGAAGCCTGTGTCAATGAACTTCCCATGATACAATGCCTGCAGAGAGACGatcacaggtcaaaggtcataaaacacataatagtAGTTCAAGTCTTTTCTTCCCCTATTGTGATATATGTCAGGATGATGGAGAAGAAGGGATTAAGACATGTTTGGTTATTAGACAAGCTTTTGTCCAGTCTTTTCTTCATACACACGTGCATcccaatgaattagaatgtcgtggaaaggttcattaatttcagtaattcaactcaaattgtgaaatttgtgtattaaataaattaaatgcacacagactgaagtagtttaattaTTTGGTTCTTCTAATTTGTGGTaattttagctcacatttaacaaaaacccaccaacaaattagaatacttcacaagaccaataataataataaaaaaaaatgtagtgaattgttggccttctggaaagtatgtttatttactgtacatgtactcaatgcttggtaggggctccttttgatttaattactgcctcaattcagcgtggcatggaggtgatcagtttgtggcactgctgaggtggtcatttaaccaacttttggtgcttttggcagtgtgggcaggtgctaaatcctgctggaaaatgaaa
The sequence above is drawn from the Carassius gibelio isolate Cgi1373 ecotype wild population from Czech Republic chromosome B25, carGib1.2-hapl.c, whole genome shotgun sequence genome and encodes:
- the LOC128014347 gene encoding NEDD4-like E3 ubiquitin-protein ligase WWP2 isoform X3 is translated as MIQEPPLPPGWEMKYTAEGVRYFVDHNSRTTTFKDPRPGFESGSRQGGSPGAYDRSFRWKYHQFRFLCHSNALPSHVKISVSRQTLFEDSFQQIMNMKPYDLRRRLYIIMRGEEGLDYGGIAREWFFLLSHEVLNPMYCLFEYAGKNNYCLQINPASSINPDHLTYFRFIGRFIAMALYHGKFIDTGFTLPFYKRMLNKKPTLKDLESIDPEFYNSIMWVKENDLEECGVELYFAQDMEILGKVTTHQLKNDGENELVTQDNKEEYISLLTDWRFTRGVEEQTKAFLDGFNEVVPLEWLRYFDEKELELMLCGMQEIDLNDWQKSTIYRHYTKNSKQIHWFWQVVKEMDNEKRIRLLQFVTGTCRLPVGGFAELIGSNGPQKFCIDKVGKETWLPRSHTCFNRLDLPPYKNLEQLREKLLFAIEETEGFGQE